A section of the Psilocybe cubensis strain MGC-MH-2018 chromosome Unknown contig7, whole genome shotgun sequence genome encodes:
- a CDS encoding Cell surface mannoprotein MP65, with protein MSGLAVSNSPGGTTAYGCRSQAQWNKLVNDAKSQGFKIIRIIGFDCSALELASSAAATAGLQIMAGIFAQFGTIAASSSQIEYELIFICNDVQRFRAAYTKYGAGRYVGLTIGNEVQDSVGNIMAKVYSVRGYLKSVGVQTPVSTVHTWVDIRNNPALCGADFVGANAHAFFDGGVNSGQAGSFLYNTVKPALQAACPGKKIYITESGWPSRGGNNRNAVASVPDEHNAISSINCAARDTSMTIFAFEYDDQLWKNGGAIEQSFGIFGKILPGDALNAC; from the exons ATGTCAGGTCTCGCCGTCTCCAATAGTCCTGGAGGAACGACGGCTTATGGCTGCCGTTCTCAAGCTCAG TGGAACAAACTGGTCAATGATGCCAAAAGCCAGGGATTCAAAATAATACGCATCATCGGATTCGATTGCAGTGCTCTTGAGCTCGCTTCCTCAGCTGCAGCCACCGCGGGTCTCCAAATTATGGCCGGAATATTTGCACAATTT GGAACTATTGCAGCTAGCTCAAGTCAGATTGAGTACGAACTCATTTTTATATG CAATGATGTACAGAGATTCCGTGCAGCGTATACCAAATACGGGGCAGGCCGATACGTCGGCCTAACCATTGGGAATGAG GTTCAAGATTCTGTTGGTAATATAATGGCAAAAGTATACAGCGTCAGAG GGTACCTGAAATCTGTGGGCGTCCAAACACCCGTTTCCACGGTGCACACTTGGGTTGACATTCGAAACAATCCCGCTCTGTGTGGTGCTGACTTTGTTGGGGCAAATGCACA TGCATTCTTTGATGGTGGTGTCAACTCGGGTCAAGCTGGTAGCTTCCTTTACAACACTGTCAAGCCCGCGTTGCAGGCTGCGTGCCCCGGGAAGAAGATATATATAACTGA GTCTGGTTGGCCATCCAGAGGTGGAAATAACCGAAACGCAGTGGCATCTGTACCCGATGAACACAATGCAATCTCAAGCATCAACTGCGCCGCTCGTGATACAAGCATGACGATATTTGCGTTCGAATACGATGATCAGCTGTGGAAGAATGGCGGAGCGATAGAACAGAGCTTCGGAATATTTGGCAAAATCCTGCCAGGAGACGCTTTGAACGCGTGTTGA